In one window of Pseudooceanicola aestuarii DNA:
- a CDS encoding methyltransferase domain-containing protein: MTPNDWNPTAYARFRGLRLRPALDLLGQLPDLPEGAMVDLGCGAGVVGPVLRTRFGGRRLTGVDSSPAMLEQAAQAGCYDDLAEADIAQWQPAAPPALIFSNAALHWLPDHEALLPRLAGLLAPGGVLAVQVPNQNRAPSHRLWADIRDKHAGAGTADIPGILDPVDYHRLLSPLGQLDLWETEYHQQLATTGEGHPVRRFTQSTIARPYLKGLDTAVADRIVAEYDSVMETIYPVQPDGSVLFPFRRLFFTLRRD; this comes from the coding sequence ATGACGCCAAACGATTGGAACCCCACCGCCTATGCCCGATTTCGCGGGCTGCGCCTGCGCCCGGCGCTGGACCTGCTGGGGCAGCTGCCCGACCTGCCCGAAGGCGCAATGGTCGATCTGGGCTGCGGCGCCGGGGTGGTCGGTCCGGTGCTTCGAACGCGGTTCGGTGGACGGCGACTGACGGGGGTCGACAGCTCTCCGGCGATGCTGGAACAGGCCGCGCAGGCCGGTTGCTACGACGATCTGGCCGAGGCCGATATCGCGCAATGGCAACCCGCCGCGCCGCCGGCGCTGATCTTCTCCAATGCGGCGCTGCACTGGCTGCCCGATCACGAGGCGCTGTTGCCCCGGCTGGCCGGGCTGCTGGCGCCCGGCGGCGTGCTGGCGGTGCAGGTGCCGAACCAGAACCGCGCGCCCTCGCATCGGCTGTGGGCCGATATCCGGGACAAGCACGCCGGCGCCGGTACCGCGGATATTCCCGGCATTCTGGACCCGGTGGATTATCACCGCCTCCTGTCGCCGCTGGGACAGCTGGACCTGTGGGAGACGGAATACCACCAGCAGCTGGCCACCACCGGCGAGGGGCACCCGGTGCGGCGGTTCACGCAATCGACGATCGCGCGCCCTTATCTGAAAGGGTTGGATACGGCGGTGGCGGATCGGATCGTGGCCGAATATGACAGCGTGATGGAAACGATCTACCCGGTGCAGCCGGACGGGTCTGTCCTCTTTCCTTTTCGGCGACTTTTCTTCACTCTGCGCCGCGACTGA
- the ftsH gene encoding ATP-dependent zinc metalloprotease FtsH — translation MGTARNIAFWVVLLLLVVALFNLFSGSGNTLQSREIPYSQFVERVNDGDVNSVTLDGEQVRFRGSDGNDYVTIKPEDAEITNLLIDQSIPVSAKSQEESGFQTFIISLLPILLLIGVWIYFMNRMQGGGKGGAMGFGKSRAKLLTEKHGRVTFDDVAGIDEAKEELEEIVEFLRNPQKFSRLGGKIPKGALLVGPPGTGKTLLARAIAGEAGVPFFTISGSDFVEMFVGVGASRVRDMFEQAKKNAPCIVFIDEIDAVGRHRGAGYGGGNDEREQTLNQLLVEMDGFEANEGVIILAATNRRDVLDPALLRPGRFDRQVTVPNPDIKGREKILGVHARKTPLGPDVDLRIIARGTPGFSGADLANLVNEAALMAARVGRRFVTMVDFENAKDKVMMGAERRSMVLTNDQKEKTAYHEAGHAIVGLELPKCDPVYKATIIPRGGALGMVVSLPEIDRLNWHKSECEQKLAMTMAGKAAEILKYGADEVSNGPAGDIQQASGLARAMVLRWGMSDKVGNVDYEQAHEGYMGNGAGGFSVSAHTKELIEEEVKRMIDDAYQWAFKILSEQKEEWERLAEGLLEYETLTGEEIKRVIKGEPPRADEDEDDDKPTGGASVTAIPKTKPRGKPGGMEPEPTA, via the coding sequence TTGGGCACCGCTAGAAATATCGCCTTCTGGGTCGTTCTGCTGCTTCTCGTCGTCGCACTGTTCAATTTGTTCAGCGGCTCCGGCAATACGTTGCAGAGCCGGGAGATTCCGTATTCGCAATTCGTGGAGCGGGTGAACGACGGGGACGTGAATTCCGTCACGCTGGACGGCGAACAGGTCCGGTTCAGGGGCAGCGACGGCAATGATTACGTCACGATCAAGCCGGAAGACGCGGAAATCACGAACCTTCTGATCGACCAGTCGATCCCCGTCAGCGCCAAGAGCCAGGAAGAAAGCGGGTTTCAGACCTTTATCATCTCGCTTCTGCCGATCCTGCTGCTGATCGGTGTGTGGATCTATTTCATGAACCGGATGCAGGGCGGCGGCAAAGGCGGGGCCATGGGGTTCGGCAAAAGCCGGGCCAAGCTGCTGACGGAAAAACACGGCCGGGTCACCTTTGACGACGTGGCCGGCATCGACGAGGCCAAGGAAGAGCTGGAAGAGATCGTCGAATTCCTGCGCAACCCGCAGAAGTTCAGCCGTCTGGGGGGCAAGATCCCCAAGGGCGCGCTGCTGGTTGGCCCTCCGGGCACCGGCAAGACGCTGCTGGCCCGCGCGATCGCGGGGGAGGCGGGTGTGCCCTTCTTCACCATCTCCGGCTCCGACTTCGTGGAAATGTTCGTCGGTGTGGGCGCGTCCCGCGTGCGCGACATGTTCGAACAGGCGAAGAAGAACGCACCCTGCATCGTCTTCATCGACGAGATCGACGCCGTGGGCCGTCATCGTGGCGCGGGCTACGGCGGGGGCAATGACGAACGCGAGCAGACGCTGAACCAGCTGCTGGTCGAGATGGACGGGTTCGAAGCCAACGAAGGCGTCATCATCCTGGCCGCCACGAACCGCCGCGATGTGCTGGACCCCGCGCTGCTGCGTCCGGGCCGGTTCGACCGCCAGGTCACTGTTCCCAACCCCGACATCAAGGGCCGGGAGAAGATCCTGGGCGTGCACGCCCGCAAGACCCCGCTGGGCCCCGATGTCGACCTGCGCATCATCGCGCGCGGCACGCCGGGCTTTTCCGGGGCGGATCTGGCCAACCTGGTGAACGAGGCAGCCCTGATGGCGGCCCGCGTCGGTCGCCGGTTCGTCACCATGGTCGATTTCGAGAATGCCAAGGACAAGGTCATGATGGGCGCGGAGCGGCGGTCGATGGTGCTGACCAACGACCAGAAGGAAAAGACCGCCTATCACGAGGCCGGCCATGCCATTGTCGGGCTGGAACTGCCGAAATGCGATCCGGTCTACAAAGCCACGATCATTCCGCGCGGCGGTGCCCTGGGCATGGTCGTCTCCCTGCCGGAGATCGACCGGCTGAACTGGCACAAGTCCGAATGTGAGCAGAAGTTGGCGATGACCATGGCGGGCAAGGCGGCGGAGATCCTGAAATACGGTGCCGACGAAGTGTCCAACGGTCCGGCTGGCGACATCCAGCAGGCCAGTGGCCTGGCTCGTGCGATGGTCCTGCGGTGGGGCATGTCCGACAAGGTCGGCAATGTCGATTACGAACAGGCGCACGAAGGCTACATGGGCAATGGCGCCGGCGGTTTCTCTGTCTCCGCCCATACCAAGGAGCTGATCGAGGAAGAGGTGAAGCGCATGATCGACGACGCCTATCAATGGGCGTTCAAGATCCTGTCGGAGCAGAAAGAGGAATGGGAGCGCCTGGCAGAAGGGCTTCTGGAATACGAGACCCTCACCGGCGAGGAGATCAAGCGCGTGATCAAGGGCGAGCCGCCCCGCGCCGACGAGGACGAGGATGACGACAAGCCCACCGGCGGTGCCTCGGTCACGGCGATCCCCAAGACCAAGCCGCGCGGCAAACCGGGCGGGATGGAGCCGGAACCGACGGCCTGA
- the tilS gene encoding tRNA lysidine(34) synthetase TilS, which produces MTADAAGTAGATALRRHFTDPLPRLGVAVSGGSDSLALLCLLRDHATADAPGMALHVATVDHNLRPEARQEAAQVARLCARWGLPHTVLTWTGWNGQGNLQDAARRARLRLLADWARGQGIADVALAHSATDQAETLLMRLARSAGVDGLAAMAPRRVAHGVTFHRPLLGLTREALREILTARAIPWADDPSNDDPRFHRIRLRQARAQLDALGLTVPALAATAAQLGEARAALDAATSAAARRLVTADRGILRIDAVGVGRETAEIARRLLARALRWINGADYPPRRAALADALAVLHRGGTHTLAGCVLMSDGTQAQLMRELNAVAGARTPLGGLWDGRWRLEGPPAPGAEIRALGAAGLTQCPDWRVAGLPRAAQMVGPALWAGDRLLCAPLAETAPRWSARLIRDEMTGDAASMAD; this is translated from the coding sequence ATGACGGCGGACGCGGCAGGGACTGCGGGCGCCACGGCCTTGCGCCGCCATTTCACCGATCCGCTACCCCGGCTGGGGGTGGCCGTGTCCGGGGGCAGCGACAGTCTGGCCCTGCTCTGCCTGCTGCGCGATCACGCTACGGCAGATGCGCCCGGGATGGCGCTGCATGTCGCCACCGTTGATCACAACCTGCGGCCCGAGGCCCGGCAGGAGGCGGCACAGGTCGCCCGGCTTTGCGCCCGCTGGGGCCTGCCTCATACGGTGCTGACCTGGACGGGGTGGAACGGGCAGGGCAATCTTCAGGACGCTGCGCGCCGGGCCCGGCTGCGCTTGCTGGCGGATTGGGCGCGGGGGCAGGGGATCGCCGACGTGGCGCTGGCCCACAGCGCCACCGACCAGGCGGAGACCTTGTTGATGCGGCTGGCGCGCTCTGCCGGGGTGGACGGGCTGGCGGCGATGGCGCCGCGTCGCGTGGCCCATGGCGTGACCTTTCACCGCCCGCTGCTGGGCCTGACCCGCGAGGCTCTGCGCGAGATCCTGACCGCCCGCGCGATCCCCTGGGCAGATGATCCGTCCAATGACGACCCCCGGTTTCACCGCATTCGGCTGCGCCAGGCCCGCGCCCAGCTGGACGCGTTGGGCCTGACGGTCCCGGCCCTGGCTGCCACCGCCGCCCAACTGGGCGAGGCCCGCGCCGCCCTGGATGCCGCCACCAGCGCCGCGGCGCGCCGGCTGGTCACGGCCGATCGCGGCATCCTGCGGATCGACGCGGTCGGCGTTGGGCGGGAAACCGCCGAGATCGCCCGCCGTCTTCTGGCCCGTGCTTTGCGCTGGATCAACGGCGCCGACTACCCGCCCCGCCGCGCCGCATTGGCGGATGCGCTGGCCGTTCTGCACCGGGGCGGCACCCATACGCTGGCCGGTTGTGTGCTGATGTCAGACGGCACACAGGCGCAGCTGATGCGCGAATTGAACGCAGTTGCCGGTGCGCGGACGCCCCTGGGGGGGCTCTGGGATGGGCGCTGGAGGCTGGAGGGCCCTCCAGCACCGGGGGCGGAGATCCGCGCCCTGGGCGCCGCCGGGCTGACGCAATGCCCGGATTGGCGCGTGGCGGGACTGCCGCGCGCCGCGCAGATGGTCGGTCCGGCCTTGTGGGCGGGTGATCGGCTGCTCTGCGCGCCGCTGGCCGAAACCGCGCCGCGCTGGTCCGCGCGGCTGATCCGCGACGAGATGACCGGTGACGCCGCGTCCATGGCGGATTGA
- the ybgF gene encoding tol-pal system protein YbgF: protein MRLTALLLSATLLFPVSALAQDRQETLADIRQQLTTLHVELQRLKRELSTTGSTGQAVVSGSPLERLNAIESEVQRLTSKTETLEFRIDSVVKDGTNRIGDLEFRLVELEGGDTSRLGETTTLGGGSLPQGGGGASMGAGGGGGTTLVGPGQSGPQLAMGEQEDFDAAQQALDAGEHAAAARAFLDFSNTYPGSPLEARAQFGRGRALEADGNIKEAARAYLAAFTVAPEGEDAPSSLYRLGRLLGQLGQSNEACVTLGEVPRRFPGSAAAGEAQAELRALSCS from the coding sequence TTGCGCCTGACCGCCCTTCTGCTTTCCGCCACGCTGCTTTTTCCGGTCTCCGCCCTTGCGCAGGACCGGCAGGAGACGCTGGCCGACATCCGCCAGCAACTGACGACGCTGCACGTCGAATTGCAACGCCTCAAGCGGGAGCTGAGCACCACGGGCAGCACCGGGCAGGCGGTGGTTTCCGGCTCGCCGCTGGAACGGCTGAACGCCATCGAATCCGAAGTGCAGCGCCTGACCTCCAAGACCGAGACACTGGAATTCCGCATCGACAGCGTGGTCAAGGACGGCACCAACCGGATCGGTGATCTGGAATTCCGACTGGTGGAACTGGAAGGCGGCGACACCTCGCGGCTGGGCGAAACCACGACCTTGGGCGGCGGCTCTCTGCCGCAGGGCGGGGGCGGCGCGTCCATGGGTGCGGGCGGGGGCGGCGGCACGACTCTGGTCGGTCCGGGCCAGTCCGGCCCGCAGCTTGCCATGGGGGAACAGGAGGATTTCGACGCCGCGCAACAGGCGCTGGACGCGGGCGAACATGCCGCCGCGGCGCGCGCCTTCCTCGACTTCTCCAACACCTATCCCGGCAGCCCGCTGGAAGCCCGCGCCCAGTTCGGCCGGGGCCGCGCGCTGGAGGCGGATGGCAATATCAAGGAAGCGGCCCGGGCCTATCTGGCAGCCTTTACCGTGGCACCCGAAGGCGAGGACGCGCCGTCCTCCCTTTATCGGTTGGGGCGGTTGTTGGGTCAGCTGGGGCAATCGAACGAGGCCTGCGTGACCCTGGGAGAAGTGCCCCGCCGGTTCCCCGGCTCCGCTGCGGCGGGCGAGGCCCAGGCAGAGCTGCGGGCGCTGAGCTGCTCGTGA